From [Clostridium] symbiosum, a single genomic window includes:
- a CDS encoding TetR/AcrR family transcriptional regulator produces MPPKVKADRDSILNAALKVAKDEGLSAITAQSVSSVLGMSVAPLFREFRTVEELRTAAVEKISFFHSQYLKEYPPEESSFLTYGLAYIHFAREYPHLFETVMQPRRSGLKEQKSVLPDFVVNCLADECNLNFEEAKELLFHIWIYAHGLACLAYNGSLALTKEEEKELLVTAFHSFLKHQKKE; encoded by the coding sequence ATGCCGCCCAAAGTGAAAGCAGATCGTGATTCTATTTTAAACGCCGCATTGAAAGTTGCAAAGGACGAAGGACTTTCAGCCATCACCGCCCAAAGCGTGTCATCCGTATTAGGTATGTCCGTTGCCCCATTGTTTCGGGAATTTCGGACCGTTGAGGAGCTGCGGACGGCGGCAGTAGAAAAAATCAGTTTCTTCCATTCCCAATACCTGAAAGAATATCCTCCTGAGGAATCGTCGTTTTTAACGTATGGGCTCGCCTACATCCACTTCGCCCGGGAATACCCGCACCTGTTTGAAACCGTGATGCAGCCCCGCCGCTCCGGCCTGAAGGAACAGAAATCCGTTCTGCCTGATTTTGTAGTGAATTGTTTAGCCGATGAGTGCAATCTTAATTTTGAAGAAGCGAAGGAGCTGCTGTTTCATATCTGGATTTACGCTCACGGTCTTGCCTGCCTCGCTTATAACGGCAGCCTTGCCCTTACAAAAGAGGAAGAGAAGGAGCTGCTTGTCACCGCATTTCACTCGTTTTTGAAACATCAAAAAAAAGAATAG
- a CDS encoding isochorismatase family cysteine hydrolase produces MKKNTYALIQVCTIGLFTALCLLASPVISNTLLILLLIRVIIFLRPAKGAAIQSFQNSGQALIVIDMQEAMCGRSGIYPEKEEFVEKVNQIILDARRQNQKIVYVCQEFHRLDSAFCFLAFGGRLLQGTTGASLCPDLEIADDAVFVKHEQDAFTSRRFAGYLNDNRINAVTVVGLDASACVYKTSLGAVNRGFHVTVIQDGIIGKNTAATKRALQKLAKAGVSIR; encoded by the coding sequence GTGAAAAAAAATACATATGCTCTGATCCAGGTATGCACAATCGGGCTGTTTACAGCACTGTGCCTTCTGGCTTCCCCGGTTATTTCCAATACGCTTTTAATACTTTTACTAATCAGAGTGATTATCTTTCTGCGGCCTGCAAAGGGTGCAGCCATACAGAGTTTTCAAAATTCCGGGCAGGCCTTAATTGTGATTGACATGCAGGAAGCCATGTGCGGCCGGAGTGGAATTTATCCTGAAAAAGAGGAATTTGTGGAAAAGGTCAATCAAATCATACTGGATGCCCGGAGGCAAAATCAGAAAATCGTGTACGTCTGCCAGGAATTTCACCGTCTCGATTCTGCTTTCTGTTTTCTCGCATTCGGCGGGCGCCTTCTGCAGGGCACAACGGGCGCTTCTCTCTGTCCGGATTTAGAGATTGCAGATGATGCTGTCTTTGTAAAGCATGAACAGGATGCCTTTACCTCCCGCAGATTTGCCGGCTACCTGAACGACAACCGGATTAATGCGGTCACCGTTGTCGGGCTGGATGCTTCTGCCTGTGTTTACAAAACGTCGTTGGGGGCGGTCAACCGCGGCTTCCATGTTACTGTGATTCAGGACGGCATTATCGGGAAAAATACCGCTGCTACGAAACGTGCCTTGCAAAAGCTGGCAAAGGCAGGAGTTTCCATTCGTTAA
- a CDS encoding 3D domain-containing protein, with amino-acid sequence MKKTFILKSIILMISLTILYTTPAFASSGTIVGSVDVFNGTQIAGWAYEAASPLSSPDIVLKVTNALTGETVSEIPAKPDSTRNDLVSRVGQDSTPAFTASVDMSGLADGTYSAAAYKDGQKFTDSVYYTKGQGATTADGKSAHLLGSFRLTAYCPCRICSEGWGRHTSSGAIAVSNHTVAVDPRVVPIGSKLLINGTVYTAEDVGGGVKGKHVDIFFDSHAQTKQFGSQMAEVYILD; translated from the coding sequence ATGAAAAAAACGTTTATTCTCAAGTCAATTATACTGATGATAAGTCTCACCATCCTTTATACAACCCCTGCCTTTGCCTCCTCAGGCACCATTGTCGGAAGCGTTGATGTTTTTAACGGAACACAGATTGCCGGCTGGGCTTACGAGGCCGCCTCACCGCTCTCCTCACCGGATATCGTGCTGAAGGTCACGAATGCCCTGACGGGCGAGACGGTAAGTGAGATACCGGCAAAACCGGACTCTACCAGAAACGACCTCGTTTCACGCGTTGGTCAGGACAGCACCCCGGCTTTTACCGCCTCCGTGGACATGAGCGGACTGGCTGACGGAACCTACTCCGCAGCCGCCTATAAAGACGGCCAGAAATTCACCGACTCCGTCTATTATACAAAAGGACAGGGCGCCACAACGGCCGATGGAAAATCCGCACACCTTCTGGGTTCGTTCCGCCTGACAGCTTACTGTCCCTGCCGTATCTGTTCCGAGGGCTGGGGACGCCACACCAGTTCCGGAGCAATCGCCGTATCCAACCACACGGTGGCCGTGGATCCGAGAGTCGTGCCGATTGGCAGCAAGCTTTTAATCAACGGAACCGTCTACACCGCAGAGGATGTGGGGGGAGGCGTCAAGGGAAAACATGTGGATATTTTCTTTGATTCCCACGCGCAGACCAAGCAGTTCGGGTCTCAGATGGCGGAAGTTTACATCCTGGATTAA
- a CDS encoding N-acetylmuramoyl-L-alanine amidase produces MEINRLLTPYNYSNGTESRIKYIVIHYVGATGGAKANCEYYASKYIGASAHYFVGFSGEIWQSVEERNIAWHCGANAYKHPLCRNSNSLGIELCVRTKGSQAATSRDWYFEDATVRSAIALTRQLMKKYNITPDRVVRHYDVTGKICPNPFVYNHTDHTWDDFKAALTDNELTPGWEKNTAGQYRYVEADGTYAVNKWLLINHHWYLFGKDGYMLINWQRWNGSSVIGPNDPGDWYFLDNTAGGPLEGACWHTLDNGAQVIWYVE; encoded by the coding sequence ATGGAGATAAACCGTCTGCTCACCCCTTACAACTACAGCAACGGCACAGAGAGCCGTATTAAATACATTGTGATTCATTACGTGGGGGCTACGGGAGGCGCAAAGGCCAACTGCGAATACTACGCAAGTAAGTATATCGGAGCCAGCGCCCATTACTTCGTCGGCTTTTCGGGCGAAATATGGCAGTCGGTGGAGGAGCGCAATATTGCCTGGCACTGCGGCGCAAATGCTTACAAACATCCGCTGTGCCGGAACTCCAACAGCCTGGGGATTGAATTGTGCGTAAGGACCAAGGGCAGCCAGGCCGCCACCAGCCGCGACTGGTATTTTGAGGATGCCACCGTGCGGTCGGCCATTGCCCTGACAAGACAGCTGATGAAGAAATATAATATCACGCCCGACCGGGTGGTGCGCCACTATGACGTCACAGGAAAAATCTGCCCCAACCCCTTTGTCTACAACCATACGGACCACACATGGGACGATTTCAAGGCGGCGCTCACGGATAATGAACTCACGCCCGGATGGGAAAAAAATACGGCCGGACAGTACCGCTACGTGGAGGCGGATGGAACTTACGCGGTCAATAAATGGCTGCTGATCAACCATCACTGGTATCTGTTCGGAAAAGACGGGTATATGCTGATTAACTGGCAGAGATGGAATGGAAGCAGCGTAATCGGGCCGAATGACCCGGGAGACTGGTATTTCCTTGACAATACGGCCGGTGGGCCTCTGGAGGGGGCATGCTGGCACACACTCGATAACGGTGCACAGGTGATATGGTACGTAGAATAA
- a CDS encoding superoxide dismutase family protein, whose product MSDRSYTPRDTFADILEDNEPQAIAWVRGDSAHAALSGLVKFYATPYGGVLVEAEVFGLPDQERPSPSNFYAMHIHENGNCTGTPAKPFANAGSHFNPGNAMHPFHAGDFPSLLSNQGYAWLSFYDRRFTIQDIMGRSVIIHGEPDDYRTQPSGNSGPMIGCGEIMKR is encoded by the coding sequence ATGTCTGATCGTTCATACACACCCAGAGACACTTTTGCAGATATTCTCGAAGATAACGAACCGCAGGCGATTGCCTGGGTAAGGGGCGATTCCGCCCATGCGGCTCTCAGCGGGCTGGTGAAATTTTATGCGACGCCTTATGGGGGCGTTCTTGTAGAAGCCGAAGTATTCGGCCTTCCGGATCAGGAACGGCCGTCCCCCAGCAACTTTTATGCAATGCATATACATGAAAATGGAAACTGCACCGGTACGCCGGCGAAGCCGTTTGCCAATGCCGGGTCCCATTTTAATCCGGGAAATGCAATGCATCCGTTCCATGCGGGAGACTTCCCGTCCCTTCTCAGCAATCAGGGATATGCATGGCTCTCGTTCTACGACAGAAGATTCACGATCCAGGATATCATGGGAAGGTCCGTGATTATCCACGGTGAGCCGGATGATTACAGGACCCAGCCGTCCGGCAATTCCGGCCCCATGATTGGCTGTGGGGAGATTATGAAACGGTAA
- a CDS encoding nitroreductase family protein, whose product MITAINNRRSIRRYKNQNVPRQMIEEIIEAGILAPSSKNRQPWKFIVTSGAAKKEALAAMERGLHREKETPLLPGCTQYIGGAENTLRIMEQAPIVIFIVNTLGLAIHSVLTPEERIYEMCNAQSIGAAIENMCLAAEEQGLGSLWICDTCFAYEELNHWLGSEGELFAALALGYADEQPAARPRKGIEEVTEWRVD is encoded by the coding sequence ATGATAACAGCCATAAACAACAGACGCAGCATCCGAAGATACAAAAACCAGAATGTGCCGAGGCAGATGATAGAAGAGATTATAGAGGCGGGAATACTTGCCCCCTCTTCCAAAAACAGGCAGCCCTGGAAATTTATTGTGACGTCTGGGGCAGCAAAAAAAGAGGCGCTTGCCGCCATGGAGAGAGGACTTCATAGAGAAAAAGAAACCCCGCTCCTTCCCGGCTGCACCCAGTATATTGGCGGAGCGGAAAATACACTCCGGATCATGGAGCAGGCTCCCATCGTTATTTTCATCGTCAACACGCTCGGCCTCGCCATCCACTCCGTACTGACTCCGGAGGAGCGTATCTACGAGATGTGTAACGCCCAGTCCATCGGGGCGGCCATTGAGAACATGTGCCTGGCAGCGGAAGAGCAGGGACTGGGCAGCCTGTGGATTTGTGACACCTGCTTTGCCTACGAAGAGCTGAACCACTGGCTGGGATCCGAAGGAGAACTGTTCGCGGCCCTGGCGCTGGGCTATGCGGATGAGCAGCCTGCCGCGCGGCCGAGGAAAGGGATAGAGGAAGTAACCGAGTGGAGAGTTGATTGA
- a CDS encoding BlaI/MecI/CopY family transcriptional regulator — protein MDIKLVDSEIKVMDVLWKEGDTMAKHVADVMNGRYGWNVNTTYTLLKRCIKKGAVERIEPNFVCHALIPQEQVQEQETEELLHKVFDGSVDKLFASLLGRKNLSAEQIGKLRQMVEELGGDES, from the coding sequence ATGGATATTAAACTGGTGGACAGCGAAATTAAAGTTATGGATGTTCTCTGGAAAGAGGGCGACACGATGGCAAAGCACGTTGCCGACGTGATGAATGGGAGGTACGGCTGGAATGTCAATACCACCTATACCCTGCTGAAGCGGTGTATCAAAAAGGGAGCCGTGGAACGGATCGAACCAAACTTTGTATGCCATGCGCTTATTCCTCAGGAACAGGTACAGGAACAGGAAACCGAAGAACTGCTGCACAAGGTGTTCGACGGCTCTGTTGATAAATTATTTGCTTCTCTGCTGGGCAGAAAAAATCTGTCTGCAGAGCAGATTGGAAAGCTGAGACAGATGGTCGAGGAGTTAGGGGGTGATGAATCATGA
- a CDS encoding M56 family metallopeptidase: protein MNLLQMSFTAAVMILIITVIRALFINRLPKATFIALWGIALIRLLVPFSLPSPLSVYSLANRPEAVHIPIIPAAGMTGAPAAGIPPLIPTAPAMPATASAAGITLWGWLWIAGTALCAFYFALAYIRCRRSFMASLPAENDFTVEWLASHRCNRPLSIRRSGSITAPLTYGLFRPVILMPEQTDWADTKKLQYILAHEYVHIRRFDGGTKLLLTAALCIHWFNPLVWVMYCLANRDLELSCDEKVVRMFGETVKSAYALTLIDMEEQRSGLTPLCSHFSKNAIEERIEAIMKIKKISTFTMIIAFAVVATVGSTFATSAAVENEAYDPVFTKEHIVLSPDYSYAYKFLPAPDLYAKYSSYGISISDDGNTLLYNGQKVKLFMDPDSDTEAFYYDEDGTAYLSASRNSSGKITGVNTISKKDAEKYRDAFFDFDAKNDDITNGLSGGIRNEAGTNGTKYDEYLPYGITLDAEKDSIHFNGRRVRMLVDERKKDGFFYTFWTDEAGTVDLSVVRDSSNRITRIETLSKEKAQEYLESARRQEQDEPEDLEDRVTKRAEKRIQDLYPDS, encoded by the coding sequence ATGAACCTGCTGCAAATGAGTTTTACTGCTGCTGTTATGATTTTGATTATTACGGTTATCCGGGCTCTTTTCATCAACCGCCTGCCAAAGGCGACGTTCATTGCCCTGTGGGGGATTGCGCTGATACGGCTGCTGGTTCCATTCTCGCTGCCTTCGCCGCTGAGCGTCTATTCCCTTGCCAACCGCCCGGAAGCCGTACATATTCCCATTATTCCGGCAGCAGGCATGACCGGCGCACCGGCGGCAGGTATTCCGCCGCTTATACCAACAGCCCCCGCCATGCCGGCTACCGCCTCTGCCGCCGGAATTACACTGTGGGGATGGCTCTGGATCGCTGGAACGGCTTTGTGCGCTTTCTATTTTGCACTTGCCTACATCAGATGCCGCCGCAGTTTTATGGCTTCCCTCCCGGCAGAAAACGATTTTACCGTGGAATGGCTGGCATCCCATCGTTGTAACCGGCCGCTCTCAATCCGCCGGTCAGGCAGCATTACGGCCCCGCTTACCTATGGACTGTTCCGCCCCGTTATCTTGATGCCGGAACAAACGGATTGGGCCGACACAAAAAAACTACAGTATATTCTTGCCCATGAATACGTACATATCCGGCGCTTTGACGGGGGAACAAAACTTCTGCTGACCGCCGCCCTGTGCATTCACTGGTTCAATCCCCTGGTCTGGGTAATGTATTGTTTAGCAAACCGGGATCTCGAACTGTCCTGTGATGAAAAAGTGGTCCGGATGTTTGGAGAAACCGTAAAATCCGCCTATGCGCTCACGCTGATCGACATGGAGGAACAAAGAAGCGGACTGACTCCGCTATGCAGCCATTTTAGTAAAAATGCGATCGAAGAAAGAATCGAGGCAATTATGAAAATTAAAAAAATTTCAACATTTACCATGATTATTGCTTTTGCCGTTGTAGCCACTGTTGGAAGTACGTTTGCCACTTCCGCCGCTGTGGAGAATGAAGCATATGATCCGGTTTTCACAAAAGAACATATTGTTTTGTCCCCCGATTACTCCTATGCCTACAAATTTCTGCCTGCTCCCGACCTCTATGCAAAGTATTCCTCCTATGGTATTTCCATCTCGGACGATGGAAATACACTGCTTTACAATGGGCAGAAAGTAAAGCTTTTCATGGACCCGGATTCTGATACCGAGGCCTTCTACTATGATGAAGACGGCACCGCCTATCTGTCGGCCTCACGCAATTCATCCGGTAAGATTACCGGCGTAAACACGATATCGAAGAAAGATGCAGAAAAGTACCGTGACGCATTTTTCGACTTTGACGCAAAGAATGACGACATTACAAACGGATTGAGCGGCGGCATAAGGAATGAAGCCGGGACAAACGGAACGAAATATGACGAATATCTGCCCTATGGCATTACCTTGGATGCAGAAAAAGATAGTATCCATTTCAACGGCCGGCGTGTAAGAATGCTTGTAGATGAAAGAAAAAAAGACGGTTTCTTTTATACGTTCTGGACCGACGAGGCCGGGACGGTCGATTTATCCGTCGTGCGGGACTCCTCCAACCGGATTACACGGATAGAAACTCTTTCAAAAGAAAAGGCGCAGGAGTATCTTGAATCTGCCCGCAGGCAGGAACAGGATGAGCCGGAGGATCTGGAGGATCGAGTAACAAAACGGGCAGAAAAACGAATTCAAGATTTATATCCGGATTCATAA